GCCAGACTGCGACGCGACACTCCTCGTCATACCATTGGTTCCGTGTGGGTGGGCGCTTGAACCCAATGGCTGTTTCAGCGGCAGCTCGCATGGAGTGGGGTATGTGCGCCCAGAGTCCGCCGGCGTCAACAGGGAGAGGGTAGGTTGGTGGAGCAGTTCCGAGAGGTGAGTGGAGTAGGCTGTTGCTGTCCGTTGTGATCGCAGCCTAGTGACGTCCAGCTTTCGTTGCGTGTTGGGGCGTACGTTTTCGCTCGGCATAGTCGCATGCGTATCTTGGCTGCGGCAAGATATTGGTCGAGTCTATGTTGACTCCACGAAACGTACGCACGTCCATCACGCTTGAGGCATGCCTTCCGTCTATCACAACTTGATCAATGTGGTTGCGCGTTTTTGATCAGGGGACAGCCATGTGGACTTGTGGATGTCGAGGTGCCGAAATCTGGTGCAACTCACTACCATGTTTCGCGCCGCGGCGAAGTCAATCAGCCTGAAAGCCATTGTTCGAGGTGGTCTCATAGAGGCTGAATTGACCGACGGTCAAAGATGCTTTCGCGCCCAACCTTTGCGTTGAAGTCCCCGAGGATGATCTTCACGTCGTGGTTTGGGCAGCGGTCGTATGTGTCCGCGAGTCTCGCTTAGAATGCATCCTTAGCAGCATCGTCCTTCTCCTCCGTCGGGGCGTGCGCGCAAATTATGCTAAGATTGAAAAATCTAGATTTGACGCGGATTGTAGCCACCCGTTCACTCACTGGGGTGAAATTGGAGACGTGGTGGCGTGGTCTCCGGCTTACTACAAATCCGCATCAAATTCGCGCTTCTCCGCATGGCAGCTGTAGTAAATATTTGCTCTTGGAGCAACCTTGACCTGTCCATCTCATTTCCTGGCATCTGCCAGTTGGATAGAGCACCTTCCCAATTAAGGCTTCGGACATTCCAGGTGCATATCCTTAAATCGTAGTCCTTTTCCATTTTGCGGTGGTCGTCAACATAAGGGGATGCTATCCGAGGCTTTCGCTTTGGTTTTCCTTGGGCTTCTTTTCCGAGGCGGGTTCCAAACCCTGCGCTCAACCATTTACCGACCGGATGACTCGCTGCACACATTAGCTCACTATCTAGCGGGTGCTAACCCATGAGGTGCCACGAGGAGGCTGTGTGTCAACTTGCAATCATTCGTAGACAGAGATCGCACTGGCGGCCGTCAAGTTGACCGCAATCAGAAACTTTACTCTGTACAAATGAAAGCCATCCTATCCCATGcttacagatacaaatatagaggcgaacatgtatatatgtatacgcatacatacaatgcATACATAGCAGGCGTTTTCGCCCAtacaaaatttctttaataacatccacaatttttatttataattgttataaatacGATTACccatagctctatctcttatagtctctgagatcatacggacagacggacatggttatatcgtctcggctgttgacgctgatcaagaatatatatactttatagggtcggagatgcctccttctacctgttacatacatttcctgccggcacaaagttataatgcccttctaccctatgagcAGTGGGTATAataagttagaaagctacagtcaagtgtgctcgactatgagatacccgctacccattttaaataaaataacaatatttcggtaataatctcaaaatattaaaaaaaaatgcttgtattctcgatcgggatttgaagCCGAGCAGCACAACATGTTGGGCATGCACTCTACCActagagctatcgcagtgctTATGAAGCGGCTTTTTAACTCTAAGCAACTAAGACACGTGTAATTGTTTTCGTGTTTATCTCCGTTGCAAAActacacatgcatacacataccaATTGTAACAAACTGATTATACACAGCCTATGATGACGTACTCTGCTTACGGGGGCCGACTGATGCTCACGGCAAATGGGGTAGGTTTTTGTTATCTATGGGAGCTGATGAatgatgtgtgtatgttgttttttgtgtcgGTGATGATGTGattgtttgctgtgtgaacttctaaaagagaattagaataatgttaacagtATTGAATAACGACtacattataaaattatggatgtcgggagcagcagacagcgcatgttaatgcaatgctgtgacagcgtctgccagcagcgctgcatctgccagcagcgctgcatgctctctgttagcgatcgcttgCAGTTCGATCGGCTATTGTTTTCTCTCTTCAATTGTAATCTGTTGTtatcgtgtcggtggcgaagcttgGTACCTActcaagtcacagccaaacAAATCTAAAGTGGTGGTTACATATACGAACATATgtgccatttaataaacaattaatttgaactttgcgtgttttatttattaacaatagaCGTGCAAATAAAGCTACTAAAAAGCTTAGTAGTGCAACATTTGGAGGTCCCGGCGAGATATAACATATACTCTCGCTAAGTGTtgtgaatgcaattgatttgcataGATAATTATTGAAGTGATTAATAAACTATAACAATCAGTGaaacattaaacattaaagTGCAAAGTGCTCGAGAGTGCGaagagatatatatatatgtacataagcatatacatatatttaacaagCGGTGCATTTCTATTCTTGCATTCTCCGTTGTTTGCGCATGTTCGCCGTTGCTCCGTGGCTTGCGCACCTTCTCCGCTCTCCGTCTCCGCTGTCGCAGCTGCGTGCATTGCCCTTCTTGTTGCTCTCTCTTACGCTCTCGGTTTGTGTGATCTAAATCAGCTAATCAACTGATTAACTTTGAACAGCTGCTGTGCGTAAGCAAATCGCGCGCGTTTGTGATCGCGGTTTTGACGCGTTTTCCGTGGTGCGCTTCTCTTTAAGCTACTGCTGTGCTTAAGCAACTAGCGCGCGTCTGTGTTCGCGAGTGTGACGCGTTTTTCTGGCTTtgaactgctgctgtgcttaAGCAAACCGCGCGCGGTTTGTAATCGCGGTTTGACGCGTTTTTCTTGCTGCGCTGCATAGTAAATTTGATATACAAAGTGAGCAATTGCCAGTTAGCAAAGTGCGGTTAACTGCTGACAATGGAAAACTCGATAAACGAGCAAGCGACTACAGTCGAAAATCGCGCGCGGTTTTTCAAGCGGAAGGTTTTATCGCTTTATGATAGCCTTGTGAGACTCGATGCGTCACTTTCTGAAGTTAAGCTAGCTGCGTTTAATTCATCTGAATTAGCAGTACGGTTGGAGCTATTAGAACGTGCTCAAGCTTCGTTTGACTTAGCTCAGAATGCGCTAGAGGAGATCGACTATAATGAGATCGGTAGTGAAACGCGGGACAATTTCGATGAGCGTTTTCTTGAAGTGAAATCGCGTGTTCGAGCGCAATTTGACAGTCGTGAACGCCAATTGATTCGGTCGTCCACATTGCGGCGTGATGAGACAATCGATCCTTCGGCTAATGGCCTCAGTGCCCGCGCTAACAGACGTCGTCTTCCCGAGCTCAAACTTCCCACGTTCGGTGGAGGCTACACGGAATACGCGAGTTTTTGGTCAATGTTCGAGTCTGTCATTGACAAGGATAATGAACTAGATGATGTTGAAAAGTTTCAGCATCTTCTATCGTGTTTAACTGGTCCAGCGCTGGATGCAATTCGGTCGTTGGAGATATCGCGTCCCAATTATCGTGTGGCTCTGGAGATATTGGATAATCGGTTCAACAACAACCGACTTGTGTTCCAGTCGCACATCAAGGATCTGTTGGGTACCAAGAAGGTGGAGGCAGGAGCATCCGTGGCCACTAAACTTCGTGAGTTTAGTGATAAGGTAAATGTTCACATGGGGGCATTAAAGACTCTGGGCCGTCAGAGGAAATCGCGAACAGCATTCTGATTTACGTGCTGCTGCAAAAGCTGGATGTGGAAACCCAGGCTGCGTGGGAGGATAGCAGGGCATTGGACAACCCTGCCGCCGATAAAGTGCCGACATCCAATGAGTTCTTCACGTTTCTGGATGAAAGATGTCGGAAGCTCGAGACTCTGCAATACGCTATGGGTAGTCACACAGCAGGCTCACAGGTGGGAAGGAGCTTTAGCCATAACGGCAGCAGGAAGGCGTTTGTGGCCCAATCTAGCCCAGCAAATGTTTGTGGGTTTTGTGACGCGCCTGGTCACGGCATATATTTTCCTGCCCCATCTTCGCAAATTTGTCGCCCTTCTTGAGGCAGAGAAGTGAAGAAGCTCGCTCTCTGCTTTAACTGTTTGAAGAAAGGACACCAAACTCGATCCTGCACATCTGGCGCTTGCCGTAACTGTGGTGGGCGGCATCATTCTTTGCTACATTTCGAGACATCTCAGCGAGCCTCGTCAGCTGATGCGTCTGCCGCTTTGCAGCCTCAAGCGTCCACTTCTCTTGCTGCTCAGTGTCGTCGTTCTGATGCTGTGCTCTTgggtactgttgttgtttggcttaaGAGTCGAGCTGGGTCGTTCGTTCCTTGTCGTGCTCTGCTGGATTCCGGTTCGCAAATCCACATGATGACGTCCCATTTAGCCCAACAGTTACAATTAAAACGGACGCGATCAGATGCTATGATTTCTGGCCTCGGGGACACAGACGTTTCTGTTGAAGGATGCACGGTCAATGTTTGTATGCGCTCTTGCATCACCGACTACTCGGTCAACTTTCAAGCTGTTGTGGCATCGACAATCACCAACAGCCAGCCGAACTTTGCTATTGACATCGACGGTTGGGCAATTCCATCCAACATTCAGCTAGCTGATCCTGCCTTCAATCGTCCGCAGCGCGTGGACCTGCTGATTGGTGCAAGCCTATTCTACGGCTTGTTATGTGTAGGACAAATAGGCCTTGGAGATGGATTGCCTATTCTTCAGAAGACCCGCCTTGGTTGGATcgttgctggtggtggtgaCAGTACGACGCACACAGCACATTGATGGCAGCGCAAAGGGTTCTGAAAGTAGTAACGATCAAGCAGATGCCAGCCTAAATGAGCTTGTTCGCCGTTTTTGGGAAGTCGAGAGCTGCGAGTATGTGGCCACAAGGCTTAGTAGGGAGCAGCAGGATTGCGAAGAGCATTTTCGCAAAAATGTTACTCGGCTACCATCCGGTGAATACTCCGTAAGATTGCCAATGAAGTCTAGTGTTGACTCGTTAGGGAATCATATACTCAAGCTCATCGTTGATTTCTCAATCTGGAGCGCAAATTGCAGCGGCATCCTGATCTTAGGATGCAATACTCATCATTTATTGAAGAATACTTGAAGTTGAATCATATGTCGCGTGTTCCTGCTGAGACCATTGAGCGTTGCAAGTATTTTCTGCCACACCACTGCGTGCTAAAAGCCGATAGCACGACAACAAAGCTTCGTGTTGTGTTCGATGGTTCGGCAGCGACATCCACTGGATATTCGTTAAATGAGGTTATGATGGCTGGTCCTGTTATACAGGACAAATTGATGCATATGTTTCTTCGCTTCCGTACATATCTGGTGGCACTAACAGGGGATATATGCAAGATGTATCGATGTGTGCGCATGGCTTCAGCAGATAGCTATTATCAATGCATCTTATGGCGCGATTCGCCTGATAAAGAGCTGCAGATTTTCAAGCTGGACACCGTTACTTATGGCACGAAGGCAGCGTCATTTTTGTCGGTTCGTGCAATGCATCAGCTGGCGCATGATGAAGCAGACTCGTTTCCGGTTGGATCTGTTGCTTTGAAGAATGAGTTCTACGTGGACGATTTTATATCTGGAGGCGATTCAGTTGCTGAGGTTAAGGTCAAGCTGCAGGAAACCGCTGCAATTCTAGCTCGTGCAAACTTCAAACTCAGGAAATGGTGTTCCAGTCATGCCGAAGTATTGTCGGAGATAGCTGACGACGAGAAAGAGTCGTACATGAGGTTCAGCGATGGCAGCGAAATCACAAAAACTCTTGGCTTAGCGTGGGATCCCTCATCGGATCGGCTGCTGTTCTCGCTGTCGTTCTTAGAAGCTGGCTCCAAGCCGTGCAGGCGGTCTGTCTTAGCCACAATTGCACGATTTTATGATCCGCTAGGACTGCTTGGACCCGTCATGACAATGTCCAAAATATTTCTACAGCAGCTCTGCAAGGATAAGTTGA
This window of the Drosophila nasuta strain 15112-1781.00 unplaced genomic scaffold, ASM2355853v1 ctg17_pilon, whole genome shotgun sequence genome carries:
- the LOC132797727 gene encoding uncharacterized protein LOC132797727, translating into MSRVPAETIERCKYFLPHHCVLKADSTTTKLRVVFDGSAATSTGYSLNEVMMAGPVIQDKLMHMFLRFRTYLVALTGDICKMYRCVRMASADSYYQCILWRDSPDKELQIFKLDTVTYGTKAASFLSVRAMHQLAHDEADSFPVGSVALKNEFYVDDFISGGDSVAEVKVKLQETAAILARANFKLRKWCSSHAEVLSEIADDEKESYMRFSDGSEITKTLGLAWDPSSDRLLFSLSFLEAGSKPCRRSVLATIARFYDPLGLLGPVMTMSKIFLQQLCKDKLTWDESLPLQRYTAWVEMCSSFNSISSLSFRELFLLLGAVSKFMDFVMPVKRPTALAYM